From Pararhodobacter zhoushanensis, the proteins below share one genomic window:
- a CDS encoding 2-dehydro-3-deoxygalactonokinase yields MVSADWIAADWGTSRLRVWAMDAQDRVIASAASDQGMGGLTGEGFEPVLAALIAPWRRAGQRLEVLICGMAGARQGWVEAPYAAVPCAPAGSGAVTAPTRDPLLSVRILPGLCQRDPAEVMRGEETQIAGFIASDPGYDGTLCLPGTHAKWVRVAGGMVQEFSTAMTGEIFALLSQQSVLRHSLDRAWDADAFAAAAADTLAEPQGLSGALFGIRAASLLHPVGAGAARARLSGLLIGAELAAMRRFWQGVPVTVIGDAALATAYARALADAGCAVRQQDGAALALGGLIAAHRFGGDKT; encoded by the coding sequence ATGGTCAGCGCCGACTGGATCGCAGCGGATTGGGGTACCTCACGCCTGCGGGTCTGGGCGATGGACGCGCAGGACCGGGTGATTGCCAGCGCCGCGTCGGATCAGGGCATGGGCGGGCTGACGGGCGAGGGGTTTGAGCCCGTGCTGGCGGCGCTGATTGCGCCTTGGCGCCGGGCGGGCCAGCGGCTTGAGGTGCTGATCTGCGGCATGGCGGGCGCGCGGCAGGGGTGGGTTGAGGCGCCTTATGCCGCTGTCCCCTGTGCCCCTGCGGGCAGCGGGGCTGTGACCGCGCCCACGCGCGATCCGCTTTTGTCGGTGCGCATCCTGCCGGGGCTGTGTCAGCGCGATCCGGCGGAGGTGATGCGCGGCGAAGAAACGCAGATCGCGGGGTTCATTGCGTCTGATCCGGGCTATGACGGCACGCTCTGCCTGCCCGGGACGCACGCCAAATGGGTGCGCGTGGCGGGCGGCATGGTGCAGGAATTCAGCACGGCCATGACCGGCGAGATCTTCGCGCTGCTCAGCCAGCAGTCGGTGCTGCGTCACTCTTTGGACAGGGCGTGGGACGCGGATGCGTTCGCGGCGGCCGCCGCTGACACCCTCGCCGAACCGCAGGGGCTGAGCGGGGCCTTGTTTGGCATCCGCGCCGCCTCGTTGCTGCACCCCGTGGGCGCGGGGGCGGCGCGCGCGCGGCTGTCGGGGCTGCTGATCGGCGCGGAGCTGGCGGCGATGCGGCGGTTTTGGCAAGGCGTCCCGGTTACCGTAATCGGCGACGCGGCGCTTGCGACGGCCTATGCGCGCGCACTGGCCGACGCGGGCTGCGCGGTGCGCCAGCAGGACGGCGCGGCGCTGGCACTGGGCGGGTTGATCGCGGCCCACAGGTTTGGAGGGGACAAGACATGA
- a CDS encoding 2-dehydro-3-deoxy-6-phosphogalactonate aldolase — MSRNIVAILRGVTPDAVEGIAGELLDAGIEIIEVPLNSPEALRSVALLAARFGDRALIGAGTVLTPEDVAAVQAAGGRLVVSPDTNPEVIRATKAARMRSYPGVMTPSDCFAALRAGADGLKLFPGTLIGPAGLKAIRAVLPAGTEVLAVGGAGAENFAQWKAAGADGFGIGTALYRPGDDAATVAIRARALVSAYDAVFP, encoded by the coding sequence ATGAGCCGAAACATCGTCGCCATTCTGCGGGGCGTCACGCCCGACGCGGTCGAAGGGATCGCCGGGGAACTGCTCGACGCCGGGATCGAGATCATCGAAGTGCCGCTCAATTCGCCCGAGGCGCTGCGCTCGGTCGCTTTGCTGGCCGCGCGCTTTGGCGACCGCGCGCTGATCGGCGCGGGCACCGTGCTGACGCCCGAGGATGTGGCGGCGGTGCAGGCGGCGGGTGGGCGGCTGGTCGTGTCGCCCGACACCAACCCCGAGGTGATCCGCGCCACCAAGGCGGCGCGCATGCGCTCGTATCCCGGTGTGATGACGCCCAGCGACTGCTTTGCCGCGCTGCGGGCCGGGGCGGACGGGCTGAAACTGTTCCCCGGCACGCTGATCGGTCCCGCCGGGCTGAAAGCGATCCGCGCGGTGCTTCCTGCCGGAACCGAGGTGCTGGCGGTCGGCGGGGCCGGGGCAGAGAACTTCGCCCAGTGGAAAGCCGCGGGGGCGGACGGGTTTGGCATCGGCACCGCACTCTACCGGCCCGGTGATGATGCCGCCACGGTCGCGATCCGGGCTCGCGCGTTGGTCAGCGCCTATGACGCGGTGTTCCCATGA
- a CDS encoding SMP-30/gluconolactonase/LRE family protein, which yields MSTVYDTRRCALGEGPLWHPERGQLFWFDILGKRLLSREGDKPLEWRFDDMVSAAGWVDRDTLLIASETGLWRFDLLTGHRTLVIPLEADSPLTRSNDGRADRQGGFWIGTMGKRAQPGMGALYRYYRGELRKLFASMTIPNALCFSPDGRLAYFADTEAQRLFRVALDAQGWPRGAAAPFVDLAPKGRFPDGAVCDAEGGIWNAHWGAGCVDRFLPDGSFDRSLAVAGLHSSCPAFGGADLATLFVTSAYDGLDDPDADQGCVFSVPAGVAGLAENRVDL from the coding sequence ATGAGCACGGTCTATGACACACGGCGTTGCGCGTTGGGCGAAGGGCCCTTGTGGCACCCCGAACGCGGTCAGCTCTTCTGGTTCGACATTCTGGGTAAGCGACTGCTCTCGCGTGAGGGGGACAAGCCACTGGAGTGGCGGTTTGACGACATGGTCTCGGCAGCCGGTTGGGTGGACCGCGACACGCTGCTGATCGCGTCCGAGACCGGGTTGTGGCGCTTCGATCTGCTAACGGGCCACCGCACGCTGGTGATCCCGCTTGAGGCCGACAGCCCGCTCACCCGCTCGAACGACGGGCGCGCCGACCGGCAGGGCGGGTTCTGGATCGGCACGATGGGCAAGCGCGCGCAGCCTGGCATGGGGGCGCTCTATCGCTACTATCGTGGCGAGTTGCGCAAGCTCTTTGCGTCAATGACCATCCCCAATGCGCTGTGTTTCTCGCCCGATGGCAGGCTGGCCTATTTCGCCGATACCGAAGCCCAGCGTTTGTTTCGCGTGGCGCTGGATGCGCAGGGCTGGCCGAGGGGCGCGGCGGCACCGTTTGTCGATCTTGCCCCCAAGGGCCGCTTCCCCGACGGCGCGGTCTGCGATGCCGAGGGCGGGATCTGGAACGCCCATTGGGGGGCAGGGTGCGTGGACCGGTTCTTGCCGGACGGCAGCTTTGATCGCTCGCTTGCGGTTGCCGGGCTGCACAGCAGTTGCCCGGCCTTTGGTGGCGCCGATCTGGCGACGCTGTTCGTCACCAGCGCCTATGACGGGCTCGACGATCCTGACGCGGATCAGGGATGTGTCTTTTCGGTGCCGGCGGGTGTCGCCGGACTGGCGGAGAATCGCGTCGATTTGTGA
- a CDS encoding response regulator, with product MTRLRILQVEDDYDILDISKIALEAIGGHEVFQFSDGYEAVAKAEEISPDLILLDVLMPRLSGQETLEQLRGLPKCKQVPVIFMTAKTQEDVVNRLRDIGAAGIVIKPFDPIALSSDIATILSSTGV from the coding sequence ATGACACGTTTGCGGATTTTGCAGGTTGAAGACGACTACGATATTCTGGACATCTCCAAGATCGCTCTGGAGGCCATCGGCGGCCATGAGGTGTTCCAGTTCTCGGATGGCTACGAGGCGGTCGCCAAGGCGGAAGAGATCTCGCCAGACTTGATTCTGCTCGACGTGCTGATGCCGCGTCTGTCGGGGCAGGAAACCCTCGAGCAGCTGCGCGGTCTGCCCAAGTGCAAACAGGTTCCGGTCATCTTCATGACCGCCAAGACTCAGGAAGACGTGGTTAACCGGCTGCGGGATATCGGGGCGGCGGGAATTGTGATAAAGCCGTTTGACCCGATTGCGCTTTCGTCTGACATTGCCACTATACTGTCGTCCACGGGCGTTTGA
- a CDS encoding response regulator codes for MKILAVDDDAFILELLGLFTAKVGFPNVTKAASGPEALALLNDSSNGYDCMLLDISMPEMDGIELCGRIRAMPAYSKTPIIMLTAMREKSYVDGAFKAGATDYLTKPLDVTELGARLRVIAELVAARRSVQALTHDAVTLVSNTPAIPLEREIPIEGVPGLIEYTALGNYILQLSDSGLGTAQVVAAKINDIEEIYEKASPAEFQQLIVTIATALSAVFREFEGALAYSGNGVFLVMFYKESMEPSAGLERTLQLLIDKKGLTYVDGTQLEAIVTIGNPIRPNPGKARRDQQDL; via the coding sequence ATGAAGATTCTGGCCGTCGATGATGACGCATTTATACTTGAGCTTTTGGGCTTGTTCACCGCGAAGGTGGGCTTTCCCAATGTGACCAAGGCCGCATCCGGCCCCGAGGCACTTGCGCTGCTGAACGACTCCTCCAACGGTTATGACTGCATGCTGTTGGACATCAGCATGCCCGAGATGGACGGTATCGAACTTTGCGGTCGCATCCGGGCCATGCCTGCCTATAGCAAGACGCCCATCATCATGCTGACCGCGATGCGCGAAAAAAGCTATGTAGACGGCGCGTTTAAGGCCGGGGCGACCGACTATCTGACCAAGCCGCTTGATGTGACCGAACTGGGCGCCCGCCTGCGCGTGATCGCTGAACTGGTCGCGGCCCGCCGCAGCGTTCAGGCTTTGACCCACGATGCGGTCACGCTGGTCAGCAATACGCCTGCGATCCCGCTCGAGCGTGAAATCCCGATCGAAGGCGTGCCGGGGCTGATCGAATACACCGCCTTGGGTAACTATATCCTGCAGCTGTCGGACTCTGGTCTGGGCACGGCGCAGGTGGTCGCGGCCAAAATCAACGACATCGAAGAGATCTATGAAAAGGCGTCGCCGGCCGAGTTCCAGCAACTGATTGTCACCATCGCCACGGCCCTCAGCGCCGTGTTTCGCGAGTTTGAGGGCGCGCTGGCCTACTCTGGAAACGGCGTTTTCCTGGTGATGTTCTACAAAGAGTCGATGGAGCCTTCGGCGGGCCTTGAGCGGACCTTGCAGCTGCTGATCGACAAGAAGGGTCTCACGTATGTCGATGGCACGCAGCTTGAGGCCATCGTCACCATTGGCAACCCGATCCGCCCCAATCCGGGCAAGGCGCGTCGAGATCAGCAAGACCTTTGA
- a CDS encoding PAS domain S-box protein, with translation MDAQCADDAFQTLGICLLTIDTGGTIDKCTPEAAQLFGYARDEMRGLPLARLLPDLALERARSVISREIDDASASGVSGRCKDGTELTLQYFIKRVKNPVGTSHFTLVVNDIGDQAEPLKKLHHDLMLSDLAIRGAGIGVVEFFPDSMVVSTSPIAQDILEIKATDPAEMRQEWRSRVHPDDLEIALSPTQILMTSKLDQASCEYRFRKPDDQSWRWIRAGLFVTERKPDGTPRIVASTLIDVTERKRHELALMRSNEQFRLAFDNAPIGKAIVNLDGTIHSVNTAFCSLYGYSETMLVDKEFNSFLLHEDIDSDVGQLELLKAGEIPSYRIEKRLVRGDGAIVWGLMSVALIKAINGDPESFIVQIVDVTEHRRLIELKNEFVATVSHELRTPLTSIVGALSLLTSFTDENYSDQTQRLLYIAQQNGNRLRALIDDILDFEKYSSGQVTFTLTETPILPMIEDAVMANTPIAEKYDVTCNVISLSRRLNGYTDQKRFHQIMANLLSNATKFANKGSVVDIMVERTGDFVRVAVKNQGVGISDAFRKRIFKPFSQAEQSATRSRGGTGLGLSIVKQIVEQSGGEVGYDSVPNGFTTFWFTIPTKRPVPRTSAVRDETVYESGN, from the coding sequence ATGGACGCCCAATGTGCCGACGACGCCTTTCAGACCCTCGGCATTTGCCTGCTGACCATTGATACCGGCGGAACGATCGACAAATGCACCCCTGAAGCCGCGCAGTTGTTCGGCTATGCGCGTGACGAGATGCGGGGGCTGCCCTTGGCCAGACTTCTTCCCGATCTTGCCCTCGAACGCGCCCGCAGCGTGATAAGCCGTGAGATTGACGACGCGTCGGCCAGCGGGGTTTCAGGCCGGTGCAAAGACGGGACCGAACTGACCCTGCAGTATTTCATCAAACGGGTGAAAAATCCGGTTGGAACCTCGCATTTCACCCTGGTCGTGAACGATATCGGCGACCAAGCAGAACCGTTGAAAAAGCTGCATCATGACCTGATGCTGTCCGATCTTGCGATCCGGGGGGCGGGCATTGGGGTTGTCGAATTCTTCCCCGACTCGATGGTTGTTTCGACGTCGCCGATTGCGCAGGATATTCTGGAAATCAAGGCAACCGATCCGGCCGAGATGCGTCAGGAATGGCGGTCGCGGGTGCATCCTGACGATCTGGAAATTGCCCTGTCACCCACCCAGATCCTGATGACCTCGAAGCTTGATCAGGCGTCGTGCGAGTATCGCTTTCGCAAGCCCGACGATCAGTCATGGCGCTGGATCCGCGCTGGATTGTTCGTGACGGAACGCAAACCGGATGGGACGCCGCGCATCGTGGCCAGCACGCTGATCGACGTAACCGAACGAAAACGCCACGAACTTGCACTGATGCGCAGCAACGAGCAATTCCGCCTTGCCTTTGATAACGCGCCCATCGGCAAGGCCATCGTTAATCTGGACGGAACGATTCATTCTGTTAATACTGCGTTCTGCTCGCTTTACGGTTACAGCGAAACCATGTTGGTGGACAAGGAATTCAATTCTTTCCTGCTTCATGAAGATATCGACAGTGATGTGGGCCAATTAGAATTGCTCAAGGCCGGTGAAATTCCCTCCTACCGGATCGAAAAGCGGTTGGTCCGCGGCGATGGTGCCATTGTCTGGGGATTGATGAGCGTCGCCTTGATCAAGGCAATAAATGGCGATCCGGAATCTTTTATCGTTCAGATTGTCGACGTAACCGAACATCGCCGCCTGATTGAATTGAAGAACGAGTTCGTCGCGACCGTAAGTCACGAACTTCGCACGCCTCTTACCTCCATCGTCGGGGCTCTATCCCTTTTAACATCTTTCACCGACGAGAATTACTCGGACCAGACTCAGCGCCTTCTCTATATCGCCCAGCAGAATGGGAACCGCTTGCGCGCCTTGATCGACGATATTCTGGATTTCGAAAAATATTCTTCGGGACAGGTGACCTTCACCTTGACCGAAACCCCGATCCTGCCTATGATCGAGGACGCGGTCATGGCGAATACACCCATTGCCGAGAAATACGATGTGACCTGCAATGTCATCAGTCTGAGCCGCCGCCTGAACGGCTACACCGATCAGAAGCGCTTTCATCAGATCATGGCGAACCTGCTGTCCAACGCGACGAAATTCGCCAACAAGGGCAGTGTCGTGGATATCATGGTGGAACGAACCGGCGATTTTGTCCGCGTCGCGGTGAAGAATCAGGGCGTCGGCATCTCGGATGCCTTCCGCAAGCGCATCTTCAAACCCTTCTCGCAGGCCGAGCAGTCGGCCACCCGCAGCCGCGGCGGGACGGGGCTGGGGCTGAGCATCGTCAAACAGATCGTCGAGCAGTCGGGCGGCGAGGTTGGCTATGACAGCGTGCCCAACGGCTTTACGACCTTTTGGTTCACCATTCCGACCAAACGCCCTGTCCCCCGCACCAGCGCGGTGCGCGATGAAACGGTCTACGAGAGCGGGAACTGA
- a CDS encoding response regulator transcription factor codes for MKILAVDDDEMVLEILFSGLRASGYTDVDLAPSAKAAMKKIEEATTPYDCFMFDIQMPEMDGIDLCSWVRKRREYENAPILMVTAMTERTYIQRAFNAGATDYVTKPFDPLELSTRIKMADRLVRDSARAKSAAFEIQDLRDKIENDFRVPFTEPVTIFGVPSVIGRLNMENYLRQLSRSGLFSTSVFAVHVTGLEGYYRTLSASDYYFLLVDVAESLCTALGDREYFVAYAGSGSFLITVQHANAITPSMVERQASEALNKMGATQGFDGRALLQYRCGEPVRIGVLFSGGSVEKALDMALEKLERTLLARNEGAYVSARTPGLGLASLFVK; via the coding sequence ATGAAGATTCTTGCCGTCGATGACGACGAAATGGTTCTGGAGATCCTGTTCTCCGGCTTGCGGGCGTCTGGGTATACGGACGTTGATCTTGCACCTTCCGCCAAGGCCGCGATGAAGAAGATCGAAGAGGCGACGACGCCCTACGATTGTTTCATGTTTGATATTCAGATGCCAGAGATGGATGGCATCGACCTGTGTTCGTGGGTGCGCAAGCGCCGTGAGTATGAAAACGCGCCGATCCTCATGGTGACCGCCATGACCGAGCGAACCTATATCCAGCGCGCGTTCAACGCCGGGGCGACGGATTACGTCACCAAGCCGTTCGATCCGCTGGAACTGAGCACGCGGATCAAGATGGCTGATCGTCTGGTGCGTGACAGCGCCCGTGCGAAAAGCGCCGCGTTCGAGATCCAGGATCTGCGCGACAAGATCGAGAATGACTTTCGCGTCCCCTTCACCGAACCGGTGACGATCTTTGGCGTGCCCAGTGTCATCGGGCGGCTGAACATGGAGAACTACCTGCGGCAGCTGTCGCGCTCGGGTCTGTTCTCGACCTCGGTTTTTGCGGTGCATGTCACCGGGCTGGAAGGGTACTACCGCACGCTGTCGGCGTCGGATTACTACTTTCTGCTGGTCGATGTGGCTGAAAGCCTGTGTACCGCTCTGGGCGACCGGGAGTATTTCGTTGCCTATGCGGGGAGCGGATCGTTCCTGATCACCGTGCAGCACGCCAATGCCATCACGCCGTCCATGGTGGAACGGCAGGCTTCTGAGGCGCTCAACAAGATGGGCGCAACGCAGGGGTTCGATGGCCGCGCCTTGTTGCAATACCGTTGTGGCGAGCCGGTGCGTATCGGGGTGCTCTTTTCGGGCGGCTCGGTCGAGAAGGCTCTGGATATGGCTTTGGAAAAGCTGGAGCGCACCCTGTTGGCGCGCAATGAAGGCGCTTATGTCTCTGCACGCACGCCGGGCCTTGGCTTGGCGAGTCTCTTTGTGAAATAA
- a CDS encoding Hpt domain-containing protein, producing the protein MHNSNPTQTTWESPRDIPLVSPQDAVEAAIEELRPRYQIALGEYHKRLEGAFYALLRGAGSAEDLRDVVYIAHRIAGTAGNFGLDDLGQRAREVDEALGPIADAPKQALRHLGLVARLIAALSSTVNKKAS; encoded by the coding sequence ATGCACAACTCAAACCCCACCCAAACGACGTGGGAGTCGCCCCGCGACATCCCTCTCGTCAGCCCGCAAGACGCTGTTGAGGCCGCGATCGAAGAACTGCGCCCGCGCTATCAGATTGCTTTGGGCGAGTATCACAAGCGGCTTGAGGGCGCGTTCTACGCCTTGCTTCGCGGCGCCGGTTCTGCCGAGGATCTGCGCGACGTTGTCTATATCGCGCACCGGATCGCGGGCACGGCGGGGAACTTTGGCCTTGATGACCTTGGCCAGCGTGCCCGTGAAGTCGACGAGGCACTGGGACCGATTGCCGACGCCCCCAAACAGGCGCTGCGCCATCTGGGTCTGGTTGCCCGGCTGATTGCGGCGCTGTCATCGACGGTGAACAAGAAGGCGTCCTGA
- the metA gene encoding homoserine O-acetyltransferase MetA, whose translation MPITLPENLPAYSVLSREGVMVMDDSRAAIQDIRPLTIGLLNLMPKKIQTENQFARLIGATPLQINLKLIRMTEHLTKNTAAEHMEEFYRPFQDVKDEKLDGLIITGAPIEHLPFEEVTYWDELCEVFEWTQTNVHSTFGVCWGGMAMINYFHGVPKHMLDAKAFGCFRHRNLAPASPYLRGFSDDVLIPVSRWTEMRAPEVDAVPGLTTLLGSNEVGPCLVEDPAHRALYIFNHFEYDSGTLKEEYDRDAQSGKPIKVPVNYYPGDDPTQQPMNRWRSHAHLLYGNWINEIYQTTPYDTAKIGASSAG comes from the coding sequence ATGCCTATCACCCTGCCCGAAAACCTGCCCGCCTATTCCGTCCTCTCGCGCGAGGGCGTTATGGTCATGGACGACAGCCGCGCCGCCATTCAGGACATCCGCCCGCTGACCATCGGGTTGCTGAACCTGATGCCGAAAAAGATCCAGACCGAGAACCAGTTCGCCCGGCTGATCGGCGCGACGCCGTTGCAGATCAATCTCAAACTGATCCGCATGACCGAGCACCTGACCAAGAACACCGCCGCCGAACACATGGAAGAGTTCTACCGCCCGTTTCAGGACGTGAAGGACGAAAAGCTGGACGGTCTGATCATCACCGGCGCGCCCATCGAACACCTGCCCTTTGAGGAGGTGACCTACTGGGATGAGCTGTGCGAGGTCTTTGAGTGGACGCAGACCAACGTGCATTCCACCTTCGGCGTGTGCTGGGGTGGCATGGCGATGATCAACTACTTCCACGGCGTGCCCAAGCATATGCTGGACGCCAAGGCCTTCGGCTGCTTTCGCCACCGCAACCTTGCGCCTGCCTCGCCCTATCTGCGCGGGTTCTCGGATGATGTGCTGATCCCGGTCAGCCGCTGGACCGAGATGCGCGCGCCCGAGGTCGACGCCGTGCCCGGCCTGACGACGCTGCTGGGCTCGAACGAGGTTGGCCCCTGTCTGGTTGAAGACCCCGCACATCGCGCGCTCTATATCTTCAACCATTTCGAATATGACTCGGGCACGCTCAAGGAAGAATACGACCGTGACGCGCAGTCGGGCAAACCGATCAAGGTGCCGGTCAATTACTATCCCGGCGACGATCCGACCCAGCAACCGATGAACCGCTGGCGCAGCCATGCGCATCTGCTCTACGGCAACTGGATCAACGAAATCTACCAGACCACGCCCTACGACACGGCCAAGATCGGCGCGTCATCGGCGGGTTAA
- a CDS encoding penicillin acylase family protein, with translation MITLFRWLLRLATALVVLSVVVVVGVYYFLSRSLPDYDADWRVRGVSGTVEIARNTWAVPHIFADNDADVFFGLGFAHAQDRLWQMTLMRRTVQGRLSEIFGERTIRTDELMRRLDLYGLAQESVSAQDDDTLTALDAYARGVNAWINLVNDRALGRGAPEYFLFPGEIGLWQPADSLAMIKLMAVQLSGHLENEVQHARLSALIGEERVNDLMPIDDGSGLAALPDFASLFPTLTDTQLAMAPSVPGQAPGEDFSPFTSSAMAGASNVWAAGPQRAANGGTLLANDPHLGFTAPTIWYLARLELSTGAVTGGTIPGIPAVLVGRSEALGWALTSSYMDDQDLFLEELDPDTTQRYRTPTGWAEFETRRSIIQVADSDPVTITLRWSENGPILPGSHYALAAITPPGQVAALSWTALTGDDTSMSAAIGIMRSQSVDEALEAGEMYVAPSQNLTLIDHDHIAMQMIGRMPRRNAAHPTQGRMPAPGADPNARWEGTFPYASNPRFVDPLTGLLGNTNNKPLDRPFPLHVSFDWGDTTRIQRWVRLMRQRSVHTRESFIEAQLDTVSQAARTLLPLVGAELWFQDTPANPGTPEAQRQLALQLLADWNGEMSEHLPEPLIYAAWMRELQFRLIRDELGPSTDMFTHMEPEFIERVFRNTDGAGVWCDVVQSAVVESCVDIARTALDAALLELEQAYGPAIESWRWGDAHQATHDHPVLGDVPILRHFVNIRQSTSGGDNTLMRGLTRGGPPGAREPYLNVHGAGYRGVYDMGDPEASVFIISTGESGHPLSRHYDDLGVLWRRGEYIPMTLDPDLARAGGVGVTRLEPRP, from the coding sequence ATGATCACCCTGTTCCGCTGGCTGCTGCGTCTTGCGACCGCACTCGTCGTGCTGTCCGTCGTGGTGGTGGTCGGGGTGTATTATTTCCTGTCGCGCTCATTGCCCGATTATGACGCCGACTGGCGCGTTCGGGGCGTCTCGGGCACCGTCGAGATTGCCCGCAACACCTGGGCCGTCCCGCATATTTTCGCCGATAACGACGCGGATGTGTTCTTTGGGCTGGGCTTTGCCCATGCGCAGGACCGGCTGTGGCAGATGACGCTGATGCGCCGGACCGTACAGGGCCGCTTGAGCGAGATTTTCGGCGAACGCACGATCCGCACGGATGAGCTGATGCGCCGGCTGGATCTGTACGGGCTGGCGCAGGAATCGGTCAGCGCGCAGGATGACGACACGCTGACGGCGCTGGATGCCTATGCGCGCGGCGTGAATGCGTGGATCAATCTGGTCAATGACCGGGCTCTGGGCCGGGGTGCGCCGGAATACTTCCTGTTCCCCGGCGAGATCGGCTTGTGGCAACCGGCTGATTCCCTTGCGATGATCAAGCTGATGGCCGTGCAATTGTCGGGCCATCTGGAAAATGAAGTGCAGCACGCGCGTTTGTCGGCCCTGATCGGCGAAGAGCGTGTCAACGATCTGATGCCGATCGACGACGGTTCGGGCCTTGCCGCCCTGCCCGATTTCGCCAGCCTGTTCCCGACGCTGACCGATACGCAACTGGCCATGGCCCCGTCGGTCCCCGGACAGGCACCGGGGGAGGATTTTTCGCCTTTCACGTCGTCTGCCATGGCGGGGGCCTCGAACGTCTGGGCAGCGGGACCGCAGCGCGCGGCGAATGGCGGCACGCTGCTGGCCAATGACCCGCATCTGGGCTTCACCGCACCGACAATCTGGTATCTGGCGCGGCTTGAGCTGAGCACCGGCGCGGTCACCGGCGGCACCATCCCGGGCATCCCGGCGGTGCTGGTCGGCCGATCCGAGGCTTTGGGTTGGGCGCTGACCTCAAGCTACATGGACGATCAGGATCTTTTCCTTGAGGAACTGGATCCCGACACCACCCAGCGCTACCGCACGCCGACCGGTTGGGCCGAGTTCGAAACCCGCCGCTCGATCATTCAGGTCGCTGACAGCGATCCGGTGACGATCACCCTGCGCTGGTCCGAGAATGGCCCGATCCTGCCCGGCTCGCATTACGCGCTGGCCGCGATCACCCCGCCCGGTCAGGTCGCAGCGCTGAGCTGGACGGCGCTGACCGGCGACGACACCTCGATGAGCGCGGCGATTGGCATCATGCGCTCGCAGTCGGTGGATGAAGCGCTGGAAGCGGGCGAGATGTATGTCGCGCCGTCACAGAACCTGACGCTGATCGACCACGACCATATCGCCATGCAGATGATCGGCCGCATGCCCCGCCGCAATGCTGCCCATCCGACGCAAGGCCGTATGCCCGCCCCCGGTGCCGACCCCAACGCGCGCTGGGAGGGGACGTTCCCCTATGCGTCGAACCCACGCTTTGTCGATCCGCTGACCGGCCTGCTGGGCAATACCAACAACAAGCCGCTCGACCGCCCTTTCCCGCTGCATGTCAGCTTTGACTGGGGCGATACCACGCGCATTCAGCGCTGGGTGCGGCTGATGCGCCAGCGCTCGGTCCACACGCGCGAAAGCTTCATCGAGGCGCAGCTCGATACCGTCAGTCAGGCCGCGCGCACGCTGCTGCCTCTGGTCGGGGCCGAGCTGTGGTTTCAGGACACCCCCGCCAACCCCGGCACGCCCGAGGCGCAGCGCCAGCTGGCGCTGCAACTGCTGGCCGACTGGAACGGCGAGATGTCCGAGCATCTGCCCGAGCCGCTGATCTACGCCGCGTGGATGCGCGAGCTGCAGTTCCGCCTGATCCGCGACGAACTTGGCCCCTCGACCGACATGTTCACCCATATGGAGCCCGAGTTCATCGAACGGGTGTTCCGCAACACGGACGGCGCAGGCGTCTGGTGTGATGTGGTGCAGTCGGCGGTGGTGGAAAGCTGCGTCGACATCGCGCGCACGGCGCTGGATGCGGCGCTGCTGGAGCTGGAACAGGCCTATGGCCCGGCGATCGAAAGCTGGCGCTGGGGCGATGCCCATCAGGCGACGCATGACCACCCGGTGCTGGGCGACGTGCCGATCCTGCGCCATTTCGTCAACATCCGCCAATCGACCAGCGGCGGCGACAACACGCTGATGCGCGGTCTGACGCGCGGCGGCCCTCCGGGCGCACGCGAGCCGTATCTGAACGTGCATGGCGCAGGCTATCGCGGCGTCTATGACATGGGCGACCCTGAGGCGAGCGTGTTCATCATCTCGACCGGCGAGTCGGGCCACCCGCTCAGCCGGCACTATGACGACCTCGGCGTGCTCTGGCGGCGCGGCGAATATATCCCGATGACGCTGGACCCCGATCTGGCCCGCGCCGGGGGTGTCGGGGTGACCCGCCTTGAACCCCGCCCCTGA